The following is a genomic window from Phaseolus vulgaris cultivar G19833 chromosome 6, P. vulgaris v2.0, whole genome shotgun sequence.
CATTGATATCTTTTCAtatatgttttataattttgtctatgttttttactatatttacattattttaaataatcttattttcttttatattttttctaaatcatCTTAAATTTCCAttttaatcaaaacaaaatataaaaggtGGTGTTATTAGTTATAAGATACAACCTTATTTTGCAAGAAAATTCGTTATTTTACAAAGTTCTATACTTTTAACTAATACAGTTAAAAAGACCATCATGACAGTTTTGTAAacattaaaacaatttaaaatcattattCAAATGGTCAAAGATATTTTCAGACTTTTCACATTTGTGTTTTGTGCATCTTTTTACCACGTGGGTGGATCTATATAAAAGAGGACGTCTCAGAAAATATCTAGGACGAAAAATAAACATATCCatagatatttataaattaaattatcagATCCAACAGATAGGAGTGAGTAATAGGAttcaaatattttcaataatCCTTTTATTAATGAGACAATGGGTATTATCATATCTAACCCAcaaataattgttatttatttgtagtcaaaatttttaaataattgaaatatatttgtttttgaaatttctaatttgattttataaatttagggtttttattatgatttatgTTGGAGATCCAACATCGACTAGACATGAGGACAATTCATTacatataagtgggtgcaaacctcaacctcatgagtatatggttgagttagacttaaagtacACCAATATCAATCATatgagtatttgttgggtttatcaggtcaccacccataatatattatCTCACGCACGAGCTGTCAGTCTCTCTTGACGTGAGGgtaataatttatgaatttttgtagacttttactttaatataaaacttatttttttttagagaaactaaatgtatgtatataatttttacatGGTTTGATTGAATTACACTctaaagttaatattttaaaatttatttttaagtaatgttatttgaaatgaaaaaataaagaaaacatctAAATAGAGTATTTAAAAAAAGTGGAACAAAATCATTcacttattttgtttattttgtttagtGGAAATGTGGAGTTTATGTCGATGAGCGAGTCCTCTGCCCTATATAAGAGCAGAGCCTACATTCGTAGATCCTTTCTGAACCCGAACCCAAATCCCCTTAGCTAGGGCTTTTTCACTGTCTTTgccttctttctttctctctgaTTCCAACCAAATAAAACGGAACTTCAAAACCTTAATTAAACGTTAATCTTTGgagagtgagtgagtgagaaagaagaagaaacatgGATTTGGAAGAGGAACAAGAGTACGATCAGCAAATGATGGAGGAAGAAGACGACGAAGACGATATCACGCAAGAAGATGCGTGGGCCGTTATCTCCGCCTACTTCGAAGAGAAAGGCCTTGTTCGTCAGCAACTCGATTCCTTCGACGAGTTCATCCAAAACACTATGCAGGAAATCGTTGACGAGTCCGCCGACATCGAAATTCGACCCGAGTCGCAGCACAATCCCGGTCACCAATCTGATTTCGCCGAGGTACCTTCACTCTACTTTACCTTCCTACTTCTGTTATGTCTTCTACTCTGCACTGTTTCTAGGTTAACGAGTTCGTTGCGTTTTTCGTAGACTATTTACAGAATCAGCTTCGGCCAGATTTACTTGAGTAAGCCCATGATGACGGAGTCCGATGGAGAAACCGCCACGTTGTTTCCCAAGGCTGCTAGGTTAAGGAACCTCACCTATTCAGCTCCTTTGTATGTTGATGTCTCCAAGAGGGTCATCAAGAAGGGGCACGATGGTGAAGAAGTCACCGAGACTCAAGATTTCACCAAAGTTTTCATTGGCAAGGTGTGTCTCTTGATTCTTGATAAGGCTAAGTTTGATTTCGTTGTTGGTGCTTAAATCAAATGACTAATTAGTGATTACTCTTGTTTTGTTGTTGCTGTTACTTGTAGGTTCCTATAATGCTTCGGTCTAGTTATTGCACGTTGTACCAGAATTCGGAGAAGGATTTGACTGAACTTGGAGAGTGTCCATATGATCAAGGAGGGTATTTCATTATTAATGGGAGTGAGAAGGTTCTGATTGCTCAGGAGAAGATGAGTACCAACCATGTGTATGTGTTTAAGAAGAGGCAGCCGAACAAGTATGCCTATGTGGCTGAAGTTCGGTCAATGGCCGAGTCCCAGAACAGACCGCCCAGTACTATGTTTGTGCGCATGCTCTCTCGGACTAGTTCCAAAGGGGTAATGTTAATTCTGCAGTGTGAATTTCCTGCGGGCAACTTGCTTTTCATGGTTATGGGTTGCATCTAATGTTTGAGTTTATGATTTTCCTCCTTCAGGGTTCTTCAGGACAATATATACGTGCCACTCTTCCTTATATTCGAACTGAAATTCCCATCATTATTGTGTTTCGAGCGTTGGGGTTTGTTGCTGACAAAGATATTCTCGAACATATATGCTACGATTTCTCAGATACTCAAATGATGGAGTTGCTTCGTCCTTCCCTGGAAGAAGCGTTTGTTATTCAAAATCAACAAGTGGGTTAtgctaattttatatattacatgCTTGCAGCCACTGTGATCCTGCTTTTTAAGTCTAGaactataatttataatattttttatgagagCATTTTAATGTCTCCCAGCCCACTTCAATCTCTGATTTATTTCCTTGCTCGGGCTCAAATAATCTTCTTTTcctattattcatttttttgtcTTCCAGCTTGGTGATGCCTTCTGTCTGCTTATTCTACCTTAAATTCTTTccttttatgtgtttttttttggtCTAATTGCACTCGATTTCATTTGATGCCATCTGATTTTGCAGTGGaatgtttatttctttttagtttcagatattttaaacttttattattagtgAAATATGGTGTCCTTCTATACGTTTTTTAATTATACTCCTCCATGCACTTATATTTAAgcaatttagttttattttctattaaatttATCTCAACTGCAGGTTGCACTTGACTACATTGGGAAAAGAGGAGCAACTGTTGGTGTAACCAAGGAAAAGAGAATAAAGTGAGTTGAGCTAGATTTCTATAAAACATGAGGATGATCTGTGTTCACCCTTTATTGAGTTAGGGCTACATTTGTATCATAATCTGCAGGTATGCTAAGGAGATCCTCCAAAAGGAGATGCTCCCTCATGTAGGGGTTGGAGAGTATTGTGAGACCAAGAAAGCCTACTATTTTGGGTtagtttactttttttatatcgTATGTTTTCATGTTGATGACTTAGTGAGTACTTATTATACTATCATTGCCCCTCAGATATATCATTCATCGGCTACTTCTGTGTGCACTTGGACGGAGGGCTGAGGATGATAGGGATCATTACGGGAACAAAAGGCTGGATCTGGCTGGCCCTCTACTTGGGGGTCTTTTTAGAATGGTTTGTATCTCTCAACATTTATATAATTGATACTGGTCGTAAATCAGGCACTCAGTGCCTTGTCTGTGtagttgtgttttttttaattagaagtGAAAATTGGTGAAGAGATGTAAATAACTGCCATGATTGATAggaattttttataataattggtGTAGTTGAAGGTTAGTTTTTAGAAACAGTTGTAGGATAAAATAGCCTAAAAGATGTGTACGTGGATACATATCCCCTTTATTAGCTTAGATTACCTAATTTGTATGTCTTTTAACGTAGTTAGTAACTTTCTAATTAGTGAATTACAGGCTACTGTAACTTGTGATGCAGCTATTCAGAAAGCTAACGAGAGATGTCAGGGGATATGTACAGAAGGTTTGTACCGGCTTCAAATTACATCTGTTGCCGCATTCATTTTGTGCTGCCTAAACCTATGTACCCGTGAATGTGTAGTGTGTTGATAACGGGAAAGATGTCAATCTACAATTTGCTATCAAAGCAAAAACCATCACAAGTGGACTTAAATACTCACTAGCTACTGGTAATTGGGGACAAGCAAATGCTGCCGGTACCAGAGCTGGAGTTTCACAGGTATGAATATAAATTACAGCATTATGATTCAAGTAAAAATAGTTTTGCTATATCTTCCATAGAAGAAATGATACTAAACATTTTGATATTGTGCTTCAGGTGCTGAATCGTTTAACTTTTGCGTCAACTTTATCTCATTTGAGAAGACTGAATTCCCCAATAGGACGTGAAGGTAAAATTTCATGACTATCCACCTGTGCAGTGCTTGCATAAGTTAATAGCATTAAGACAATATGGTAATGTATTCTCAATTATTTCTTTATATCCACTCAGGTAATGTACTATTGCAATATTGGTTGTTTGTCTAAGTTGTAATTTTTACCGATTTCTTCCTTCCCCATTTTATTCCAGGGAAGTTGGCCAAACCAAGACAGCTGCATAATTCTCAATGGGGAATGATGTGTCCAGCAGAAACACCTGAAGGACAAGTGTGTATTTTGCTTTCCAAGCATATTGCTATATTAGTACTTGTTGTTAGGAACTCATCTTTCTCTTTGGTACTTATGAGTGTGATTGGGCTATTGCATAGGCCTGTGGACTTGTGAAGAATCTGGCATTGATGGTCTACATAACAGTTGGTTCAGCAGCATATCCTATTCTGGAGTTTTTGGAAGAATGGGGCACTGAGAATTTCGAGGTTAATGGCTTTCCTGCAAAGTTATCTTGTTCATCTATATGGTAATGGTATTCAgtgtttaaaatttgtttattttcctTCCACATAGGAAATTTCTCCTGCAGTGATTCCCCAAGCTACTAAGATTTTTGTAAATGGTTCCTGGATGGGTATCCATCGTGACCCTGATATGTTGGTGAGAACATTGAGGAAGTTGAGACGTCGGGTAACTATCGCTTTGCTTTCTGATTTTGTTTGacaaccaatttttttattgtttgaatGAATCTGTCAGTAAATGGCAAATAGCATATAGTTATCGTATAAGATGAATCACCTGACAGATAAGATAAATCATGATGGTAGTTGATATGAAAATCCAGAAGCATTATTTTccattttactattattattatggcACTGCaatttattaataacaacaCCAGATTTGGCTGCTTATTATGAAATATCACACATGTTTAAGGGTATTCATTATTTGAGAGACCATAGTATTGGTCAATTTTCAAATAGTTGCTTTCTTGATAACCTCATCATAAAGTCATCTGAGTAATCATTGTTTGTTGTCTTTTGGGATTTGATTGGTTCAATTTGCTTAGATGTTGTGATGTGTGATGTTGTTTTAATTGTGATCCGGTTTTTATACCTGATGGGCTCTTCATGTGCTGCAGGTTGATGTTAATACTGAAGTTGGGGTTGTCAGAGATATCCGTCTTAAAGAATTGCGCATATATACAGACTATGGTCGCTGCAGTCGTCCGTTGTTCATTGTAGATAAACAAAGGCTTCTCATAAAGAAGCGGGATATTCATGCTTTACAACAGAGGGTGAGCTATTAGTAACTATAGTCTCTCTTAGCAGCTGATATCGTTTAAGTAATTTCTTAACTTGCTATTCAATTGCTTCAGGAATCCCCTGAAGAGGGTGGATGGCATGATCTAGTGTCCAAGGGCTTTATAGAATATATTGACACGGAAGAAGAAGAGACTACAATGATTTCCATGACAATTAATGTTAGTTATAATTCTTGTTTTGAAAATTGTACCCTTTATGCAAATTAAGAGGTTATAAAGCAACAAAAAATGattcttgaataaattttacaGGATCTTGTACAAGCTAGGCTCAACCCAGAAGATGCATATTCCGATACATACACTCATTGTGAAATCCACCCTTCTCTAATTTTGGGTGTCTGTGCTTCTATCATACCATTTCCCGATCACAATCAGGTAAATATGGTGGTGTTGCTTTATTGTATTCATTCTGATTAATACACACTATTCTTCTCACTTACCTTTGGTTGGTGTAATCAGTCCCCACGTAATACTTATCAGTCTGCAATGGGAAAACAAGCAATGGGAATATATGTTACCAACTACCAGTTTCGAATGGTACTGTTTGcttgttttttattaatatgtgCCTGCCTTTTTTCTGTTTGTGTATTTTACTTGACACTGGATTTTACTTTATGGTTTTGCTCAATTACTTAGGATACCTTGGCCTATGTTTTATATTATCCACAAAAGCCACTGGTCACTACAAGAGCCATGGAACATCTTCATTTCCGCCAACTCCCAGCTGGAATTGTAAATTCTTCCTTCTTTATTTATATCTTGTTAGCATTATGTGGATAATTAAAACATTCTAACATATTTACCCCTTGTGTATTAGAATGCCATTGTGGCCATTGCCTGTTATTCTGGTTATAATCAAGAAGATTCTGTCATCATGAACCAATCATCAATAGACCGTGGATTCTTTCGATCTCTTTTTTTCCGATCATATAGGTATGTTGCTGCTTGTAATtagatattttttcttttgattgGTGTTTATGGTTTTTATGATATGCTGCATTCTCAACTTTTACAGAGACGAAGAGAAGAAGATGGGAACTCTAGTCAAAGAAGATTTTGGCCGTCCAGATAGAACTAACACCATGGTGAAAATTTGTGTTGTTGGAGAATGATTCTTCTTGTTttgcaatttttatttgaaaacatCAGTTTCTTGTTTGTGGTTTATTACCGAGTTTCATTTTGTTGCAGGGCATGAGGCATGGTTCTTATGATAAGCTGGATGATGATGGTCTTGCACCACCTGTAAGCATATCTAAGTTTATGCTTTGTTGCCTGTTCCCAAGAAATTGAACAAGAACTAATTTTTTGTTGTGAAATAGGGCACAAGAGTATCTGGTGAGGATGTTATTATTGGAAAGACCACCCCAATATCTCAGGAAGAAGCACAGGGACAAGCTTTACGTTACACGAGGCGTGATCACAGCATAAGCTTACGTCATAGTGAAACTGGAATGGTTGATCAAGTATGTTTATCacattcatttaatttaatatgtCACATGTTGAGTGGTGGTCTGAATGCTTAATGATTGgaggttttaaattttaattattgtaaaataGGAGTTGCTTGACAAAAATTAAATGACTACCAAAATCTGGAGTTCTGAGTTTTTTTCCTTCCATTGGTGGATTCTGATATTTTGCCTATTCTGTAGGTTCTGCTGACTACAAATGCTGATGGATTGAGATTTGTGAAAGTAAGAGTGAGATCTGTTCGTATACCACAGATTGGCGACAAATTCAGTAGTAGACATGGTCAGAAGGGAACAGTTGGAATGACTTATACACAAGAAGACATGCCCTGGACTGTGGAAGGCATCACCCCTGATATTATTGTCAACCCACATGCTATTCCATCCCGAATGACAATTGGTCAGCTTATTGAGTGTATCATGGGTAAGGTGGCCGCCCACATGGGAAAGGAAGGAGATGCAACTCCTTTTACAGATGTTACTGTAAGTAGCACTCTACCATCCACTTTTCTCTCTCTGTAACAATATATACTTGCTATAAATTGGAAGTGCTGACATAAGTAAGCTCCTTCCAGTCGCTCCTATCTGATCTTGTAACCCATCCATTTACACTATAATAACTATTTGACTGTGTGTTCTTGATTTGTGGTATGTATTGTGAGTAAGCTGTTATACATGAAGAACTGTCTGCTAAGAATGAAACAATTTGCTATTCACTATTTAACTATGAACCTAATAATGTATTTAGTTTAGACCAAAGGACAGGTATCTGTTGTGTGTAAAATTCTTGTTAATAGGTTTATTTAAAGTCAAATGTGATTGATATATATTGTctatgtttaaatttttatctttacttCTGTAAATCAGGTGGATAATATCAGCAAAGCTCTGCACAAATGTGGGTACCAAATGCGTGGGTTCGAGACTATGTACAATGGTCATACAGGGAGACGTCTCAGTGCAATGATTTTCCTTGGTCCTACATATTACCAAAGACTGAAGCATATGGTTGATGACAAGATCCATTCTCGTGGACGTGGTCCTGTGCAGATCCTCACAAGACAACCTGCTGAGGGACGCTCACGTGATGGAGGTCTCCGATTTGGAGAGATGGAACGAGATTGCATGATTGCTCATGGAGCTGCTCACTTCCTAAAGGAGAGATTGTTTGATCAAAGTGATGCATACAGGGTCCATGTGTGTGAGCGCTGTGGGTTGATAGCTATTGCTAATCTCAAGAAGAATTCTTTCGAGTGCAGGGGTTGCAAGAACAAAACGGACATTGTTCAGGTGAATGATCATTTATCTTTTTCTGCTAGTATACAGTCAAAGTCCAAGGTTTTCCTTGTGCTGAATTCTTTTGGCTTTTATTGTCCGTGTAGGTTTACATCCCTTATGCTTGTAAGTTGCTCTTCCAAGAGTTAATGGCTATGGCCATAGCTCCAAGAATGCTTACGAAGGAGATCAAATCTGCAAAAGACCAAAAGAAGAAGGGAGCCTGATTAACATGTTTGACGTAAGCCACTACTCTTATATCCTGACTTCAACATCTCGAGAATATGAAACGCTCATCATTTCTGAATAtaccaattttattttatttcattttccaATTCTGAAATTAGAGAAACCTTTCAATGTCGGATTCTTCAAATTTCGTTGTAATCCTTGAGAGCTACGGTTTATTGTATTTGTAACAACAGATCCTACAACACCAATATTTAAGTTCGATTGTTATACAAGTTAATGAAATGAGAGAATTTATTTGACAATTTCTTCAGCCCTATACTTCTGAGTTCACTCCATATAAGTTTGATACAGTGCAAATAAAGAACACATTTTCATCATGGCTTGGCTACCAGTCTTTTGAAACCTTCAAGAGAAAAATAGGGCTCTTTTTTCCTGCATCTTCATAATTTCTCCTGACTATTGGTCAAGAAAAagatcattttattttaaaaaatacattttgaattttataatctgtattttttttttctatttacaccttttaaattgtataattccGGAAATaccttttttattatataatctgaaaaaaaaaatctttaaaaaaatacattttgaaatatagaattaaaaaatattcgaataatttaaaatgtattttttaaagaaatttattCTAACGAATCCTATAATCTCCAGTTTTTCTCGACCTCTAAAttaaaaacatcaataaaataaaagttatttttaacattttaagaaGTATTCAAAAACTATAAAGGTGGAGGAAAAAAACAGCAGAAAAATAGgcttttttaacttttatttcgGATAAGGTCACTTGTTCACTTTATTCACTGTACGTTAgatcacttttttttcttacgCAGGTTCAAACtcctaaaattaatttattacttgAACAACACGAGATCAATATTTAACTcaattattctttaaaaaaattaatccacacataattttcaaaaaaaatattgagacTTCCTCATCTTAGGTTGAATAACTCTTTATATTCCTTTCTGATTCtctttgatgaaaaaaaaacctTTCTCTTTTTACCCTACATAAAAAGTCCTATTAATTTATAACATAACATCTTATATTCTCACTGTAAAACTCCTTTGATTTATTAATTACGGAAGTTTTCGTAGATAAAAAAAGACAAAGTTCGCAGGTAATTCAAACTAAATTCAGATAAAggaaaatttaattttacacacttaaaaatattaattaattggactttttaatgaaaatagtCCAATATTAAAGCTAACTAGATAAATTTGTATGAGAAACTTGAAACGGCTAGATTTGGtctaaattatttgaaatttctctttttctttaaacaaaaatgaataaaatggaattttaagaaaacaattttaaaaccttttcatttgtttttttttctatgttaTCCTTTATTTCAAACTATACTATATAAACCAGAGACTTTTAATGTTAACATTAAAGCTTTTATTTGAACTTTAACATTATGTACTTTTTAAAGTCAGAAATTAAACCAAATACTACATTAAtggtcataaaaaaaaattaaatactttttttttgtgaATAGAAGTTTGAAGACTCAATGATTGAGAAGTTCCACTGAGTCAATTGAATTGGTATGTAATTGAAGAGATAATGATGTACCTTTAAGATCTTTATTTGCCTTACCAACCTATTCATATCGTTGTGTCAGTATCTCAGCAAAGTTCATATAATCAACtttaaattaatacttgttCATGAATTTCATTCTAATGCAGTTGCAATGTATAAAGCCTATGCAGGGTAAGTTATAAGTTATTATCTATTATCTTCTATAATaagataacaaaaaaattataagataaaGCATAGGATTTGTACAAATACACAATTAGTTTATACTAATCCTTAAAGTGTCGGCACAACATACAAATCAACCTTTAATTTTGATAACGTGCTCCCCTGCAACTTAAGTGTATTAATAGGTCAATTCAATTTTATGGcaattgttataaaaaaatatgttatatctatatattataaaaataaacttttacaaATTCCAATTGCAAACTTGATTTTATACACTTTAATCCGAACACAATCATTTCTAAAATACGTAGAGactacaaaataaataattaaataatatttttgtttta
Proteins encoded in this region:
- the LOC137832591 gene encoding DNA-directed RNA polymerase II subunit RPB2; protein product: MDLEEEQEYDQQMMEEEDDEDDITQEDAWAVISAYFEEKGLVRQQLDSFDEFIQNTMQEIVDESADIEIRPESQHNPGHQSDFAETIYRISFGQIYLSKPMMTESDGETATLFPKAARLRNLTYSAPLYVDVSKRVIKKGHDGEEVTETQDFTKVFIGKVPIMLRSSYCTLYQNSEKDLTELGECPYDQGGYFIINGSEKVLIAQEKMSTNHVYVFKKRQPNKYAYVAEVRSMAESQNRPPSTMFVRMLSRTSSKGGSSGQYIRATLPYIRTEIPIIIVFRALGFVADKDILEHICYDFSDTQMMELLRPSLEEAFVIQNQQVALDYIGKRGATVGVTKEKRIKYAKEILQKEMLPHVGVGEYCETKKAYYFGYIIHRLLLCALGRRAEDDRDHYGNKRLDLAGPLLGGLFRMLFRKLTRDVRGYVQKCVDNGKDVNLQFAIKAKTITSGLKYSLATGNWGQANAAGTRAGVSQVLNRLTFASTLSHLRRLNSPIGREGKLAKPRQLHNSQWGMMCPAETPEGQACGLVKNLALMVYITVGSAAYPILEFLEEWGTENFEEISPAVIPQATKIFVNGSWMGIHRDPDMLVRTLRKLRRRVDVNTEVGVVRDIRLKELRIYTDYGRCSRPLFIVDKQRLLIKKRDIHALQQRESPEEGGWHDLVSKGFIEYIDTEEEETTMISMTINDLVQARLNPEDAYSDTYTHCEIHPSLILGVCASIIPFPDHNQSPRNTYQSAMGKQAMGIYVTNYQFRMDTLAYVLYYPQKPLVTTRAMEHLHFRQLPAGINAIVAIACYSGYNQEDSVIMNQSSIDRGFFRSLFFRSYRDEEKKMGTLVKEDFGRPDRTNTMGMRHGSYDKLDDDGLAPPGTRVSGEDVIIGKTTPISQEEAQGQALRYTRRDHSISLRHSETGMVDQVLLTTNADGLRFVKVRVRSVRIPQIGDKFSSRHGQKGTVGMTYTQEDMPWTVEGITPDIIVNPHAIPSRMTIGQLIECIMGKVAAHMGKEGDATPFTDVTVDNISKALHKCGYQMRGFETMYNGHTGRRLSAMIFLGPTYYQRLKHMVDDKIHSRGRGPVQILTRQPAEGRSRDGGLRFGEMERDCMIAHGAAHFLKERLFDQSDAYRVHVCERCGLIAIANLKKNSFECRGCKNKTDIVQVYIPYACKLLFQELMAMAIAPRMLTKEIKSAKDQKKKGA